In one Nicotiana sylvestris chromosome 8, ASM39365v2, whole genome shotgun sequence genomic region, the following are encoded:
- the LOC104235977 gene encoding LOW QUALITY PROTEIN: probable carotenoid cleavage dioxygenase 4, chloroplastic (The sequence of the model RefSeq protein was modified relative to this genomic sequence to represent the inferred CDS: inserted 3 bases in 2 codons; deleted 1 base in 1 codon; substituted 2 bases at 2 genomic stop codons) has protein sequence MDAFSSNFLSTLSQHXKSLLSPNYSPNRSSSPTLKVSSVRIEERPQTTTRTKPQEKPTPSPHTPPKDTPKRQLPTKSITTKKTVEPSLPSVIFNAFDDFVNTFIAFDGAYIXNGPNPQYLPRGPYHLFDGDGMLHSTKISQGKATLCSRYVKTYKYTIEREAGSPVFPNVFSGFNGLTASAARGAITAARAIAGQFNPTNGIGLANTSLALFGGKLFALGEYYDLPNAVKLAPDGDIITLGCYDFDGKLFMSMTAHPKIDPDTNEAFAFRYGPMPPFLTYFRIEPNGTKTPDVPIFSMTRPSFLHDFAVTKKYAIFSGIQIGMNPLEFITGGSPVSSDSGKIPRLGVIPRXAKDETEMKWFDVPGFNIVHAINAWDEDDGDTIVMVAPNILSVEHTLERMDMIHESVEKVKIDLKSGMVSRHPVSTRNLDFGVINPAYVGKKNNYVYVVTRDPMPKIAGIAKLGVSIAEXRDCIVACRLFGEGCFGGEPYFVAKDPNNLAADDDGYVVSYVHNEKTGESMFLVMDAKSPDLDIVAAVKLPRRVPYGFHGLFVRETDLNKL, from the exons ATGGATGCCTTCTCTTCCAATTTCCTTTCTACATTATCACAAC CTAAATCTCTTCTTTCTCCTAATTATTCTCCCAACAGATCATCTTCTCCTACTCTTAAAGTCTCCTCCGTTAGAATTGAAGAAAGGCCACAAACCACAACTAGAACAAAACCACAAGAAAAGCCAACCCCATCACCCCATACTCCTCCAAAAGACACTCCCAAAAGACAATTACCTACAAAATCAATAACCACCAAAAAAACAGTAGAGCCATCACTTCCATCGGTTATCTTCAATGCATTTGACGATTTCGTGAACACTTTCATTGCCTTTGACGGCGCGTACATCTGAAATGGCCCCAATCCTCAGTATCTTCCACGTGGACCTTACCATCTTTTTGATGGAGATGGAATGCTTCATTCCACTAAAATTTCTCAAGGCAAAGCTACACTCTGCAGCCGATACGTCAAAACTTATAAATACACAATTGAACGTGAAGCTGGTTCTCCGGTTTTCCCAAATGTATTCTCCGGTTTCAACGGTCTCACTGCCTCGGCGGCGCGTGGTGCTATCACCGCGGCTCGAGCGATTGCAGGACAGTTCAATCCCACTAACGGCATAGGCCTAGCAAACACA AGCTTGGCTTTATTCGGAGGCAAACTTTTCGCTCTTGGTGAATACTATGATTTACCGAATGCAGTAAAATTAGCCCCAGATGGTGATATTATTACCCTCGGCTGTTACGATTTTGACGGAAAGCTTTTCATGAGCATGACGGCACATCCTAAAATTGACCCAGATACTAACGAAGCTTTTGCTTTCCGTTACGGTCCAATGCCTCCTTTTTTAACTTACTTTAGAATCGAACCAAATGGTACAAAAACCCCAGACGTGCCAATATTTTCTATGACACGTCCGTCATTTCTTCATGACTTTGCAGTTACAAAGAAATATGCGATATTCTCGGGCATACAAATCGGAATGAACCCACTTGAGTTCATCACCGGTGGTTCACCGGTGAGTTCCGACTCGGGAAAAATTCCCCGTCTTGGCGTGATTCCACGTTAAGCCAAGGACGAAACGGAAATGAAGTGGTTTGATGTGCCCGGGTTCAATATTGTACATGCGATTAATGCGTGGGATGAAGATGATGGTGATACTATAGTGATGGTGGCGCCGAATATATTGTCGGTGGAGCATACGCTGGAGAGAATGGATATGATACATGAGTCTGTTGAGAAAGTGAAGATAGATTTGAAGAGTGGGATGGTGAGCAGACATCCAGTGTCGACAAGGAATCTTGATTTTGGAGTCATCAATCCGGCTTATGTGGGGAAGAAGAACAA CTATGTATATGTAGTGACTAGAGACCCTATGCCAAAGATAGCAGGCATAGCAAAATTGGGCGTATCAATAGCAGA GCGTGATTGCATAGTGGCGTGCCGATTATTTGGAGAAGGTTGCTTTGGCGGCGAGCCATATTTTGTGGCAAAGGATCCCAACAATTTGGCAGCAGATGATGATGGCTACGTTGTGTCGTATGTGCACAATGAGAAGACAGGAGAGTCAATGTTCTTGGTCATGGATGCAAAGTCCCCTGATCTTGACATTGTGGCTGCTGTCAAATTGCCTCGTCGAGTGCCTTACGGTTTCCACGGGCTTTTCGTCAGGGAAACTGATCTTAACAAATTGTAG